The DNA window GTCGTCCTCCCGGCGAACAGACCCTGTGGCTTGAACAGCAAGATGAGGATCATCATGCCGAACGCGGCGGCGCGGCCGAAGGCGCTCGGAATCCATATGATGGAGAGGTTCCACGTCAGCCCGATGACCAACCCACCCAGAATCGCGCCGTAAATCGACCCGATGCCGCCGAGGATGACCGCGGCGAATATCGGGAGCAAGAGGAGCCACCCGAACTGGAAGACGATGGTTCCCTTCCAGAGTACCAACAGGTAGCCTGCGATGCCGGTCAGACCGCCGCCGATGATCCACGTCCAGCGGATGACGCGTTCGGTCGGAATGCCGCTGATGCGAGCGAGGTCCTCGTTGTCGGCCATCGCGCGCATCGCCTTGCCGAGTTTCGTCCGCTGCAACAGCAGGTGAACGCCGATCATCAAGCCGACCGTGCAGACGAGGAGCGTCAGGTCGTGTGCCGTCACGCGGACGGTTCCGTCCCAGAGCAACAGGTTCCACTTGGGGATATCCTGTAGCGCCGTCGTTCCGCGGTTCTCGGTCGAGAAGACGAACACGATGAGGTAGCGGAGCACGAACGCCACGCCGACGCTCGTGATGAGGAGCGAAATCCCTTCCGCGTCCCGCATCGGTCGGTAGACGATACGGTCGATGAGGAGCGCCAGTACGACGGTGCTAACACCGGCGAACACCAGCCCCAAGACGACCGCTATCGGGGTCGTCGCGATGGTGATACCGAGACTGCTGGCGTAGACGGAGCCGCCCGCGCCGACCAGCAACAGCCCCGCGATGTTGTTGCTCCCCAACCCCGCGATGAGGTACGTAACTGCCCACCCCGAGAACGCGCCACTCGTGATGTAGTCTCCGTGCGAGAAGTTTGCGAAATTCAGTATGCTGTACGTCATCGAAAGCCCGATTCCGGCGAGACCGATGATGAGTCCCCGCATGAGGCCGTTCCACACGAGTGACCCTACGTCGGAAACCAGTAGGTCGCCGGACAGCAGGCGATTGATGAAGTCGAAAACGAGGAGTACCCCGACCAGTCCGACGACCACCAGCAGCGGTCGTTCGACGATGAGGCGACGTCCACGTGAATAGGTCTCATTTACGCCGTTCATTGATAACTCTCCACACGATAACCGGTTCCGGTAAGACTATTAAACCTTTCCGACAGAGCGGTCCAGCGAATTTCAGTAACGGCGGCATACTAACAGCTCTCGGAGAGGAATGTGGAGAAAAGAAATAATCCGTCTATTTACTCGAAAACGTGTTTATTTCCAGCACGGATTACCGACACACATATGCCGGGCGGTGTTGCAGGCACACGTATGCCCATACAGACCCTTGACGACCTCGCCGTCCAAGGGACGACCCTCGGCGTGCGCATCGACATCAACAGTCCGTTGACCGATTCCGGTGAGCTCGCCGATGACGCGCGTCTGTTGGCGCACGTCGATACCCTCTCGGAGCTGTTGGAGCGCGGCGGAAAGGTCGCGATCCTCGCCCACCAGGGCAGACCCGGAAGCGACGATTTCGCCGGGCTCGGCGCACACGCGGAGCGATTGGACGAACTGCTCTCCTTCCCGGTTTCTTACTGCGATGCGACGTTCTCCGCCGACGCGCGCCGCGCCGTGTCGAACCTCAACGAGGGAGAGGCGGTGCTCTTGGAGAACACCCGCTTCTACAGCGAGGAGTACATGGAGTTCCCGGCGGAACAAGCCGCCCAAACCCACCTCGTGGACCGCCTCGTCCCCGTCCTCGACGCCTACGTCAACGACGCGTTCGCGGCCGCACACCGGTCACAGCCCTCCCTCGTCGGGTTTCCGACCCGGCTGCCGGGGTACGCCGGGCGCGTCATGGAGCGCGAAGTGGACGTGCTCGGCGACATCGAATCGACGCCGCGCCCGCGAACGTACGTGGTCGGCGGCGCGAAGGTCTCCGACTCCATCGCGGTCGCGAAAAACGTGCTGGAGCGCGACCTCGCGGACCACGTGCTGACGGCCGGTGTCGTCGGGAACGTCTTCTTGTTCGCCGACGGCGCGGACCTCGGCGACGCCAGCGCGGACTTCATCCACGACGAGGGATACTGGGATTACATCGACGACGCCGCCGAACTGCTCGACACGTACAGCGACCGAATCCATCTCCCGAAGGACGCTGCGGTCGAACGGGACGGCGAGCGCGTCGAACTCACCCGCGAGGAGTTCCCGCCGAACGAAGACGAGGGTGCGATGGACGTCGGCGATGCCACCATCACAGCCTACTCCGAGATCCTCCGCGATTCCGGGACCGTCATCCTCAACGGCCCAGCTGGCGTGTTCGAGGACGACACCTTCGCCACGGGCACCCGCGAGATGTACACCGCGGCCGCGAATGCCGAGTTCAGCATCGTCGGCGGCGGCGACACCGCGGCCGCGATTCGGAAGTTCGACCTCGGCGGGTTCGACCACGTTAGCACCGGCGGGGGCGCGTGTCTTCGGATGCTCACCGGCGACGAACTCCCGGCGTTGCAAGCGCTATCGCAATAGATGGTTACGATAGAGGCCGCGACCAGCGCGGACATCGACCACGTTACCGACCGCTGGGTCGAACTCGCCCGCGACCAGCGCGACCACGGGTCACACCTCCTCGCGGAGGAGAACCGCGGTGCGGTCCGCGATGCGGTCGCGCGCCACGTCATCGAAAACGACCTGCTCGTCGCCCGAGACGAGGGTATCGTGGGATTCGTGATGTTCGAACTGGAGACGGGTCTCTACCGGCACTCGACCGCTCGCGGAATCGTCCAGAACATCTACGTCGAACCCGCGTCGCGGAACGAGGGCGTCGGGTCGGCGCTCCTCGCCGCCGCGGAGGAAAAACTCCGAGAGCGGGGCGCGGAGGTGCTGGCGCTCGAAGTGCTGGCGCGAAACGAGAACGCCCGCAGACTGTACGAAAACAGGGGTTACGAACCACATCGAATCGAGATGGAAAAATCGGACGAAAACGATAACCACTCAAAGGAGTAGCGACAACTGGCAGTTGCGCCAAGGGAGCTTGGGTGGTTCAAGCACTCGATTTGTAATCGAGAATACGTGGGTTCAAATCCCACCCTTGGCTTGTGCAGGCGACTGTTCCGTCGCCTGCGCAACCTTCTTGGATTTGAAGCAGACCGAGGTTCGACGCGAAGCGTCGGTTCTCGGGCGTGGTTCAAATCCCACCCTTGGCTTTCTATCTGCGCCCGTTTTCGGTGCGGAAGGCGCTCGACTTTTGTGAAATTGTATCGACGCTCGAAGCCATTCCTCCTCGACTGTTTTCTCGATATACATGGGAATCGTGTCGACGATTCTCTTCGAAACGATTCGTTGATTCCGTTTTCGCCACGGAAATTGCCGTTGCACTACCAAAGCAAGTTATTACCTAGCACAAGAGGGCATGAATATTTACCAACAATTGAAAAATAAACTACGGGATGGGAGATAAAATTTGGCAGTTGGACAGGCGGACGATGCTCGGAGCGACTGGAACCGTCGGCGCGAACGCGATGCTCGGCGATACCGCGCTGGCAAATCGAACGGAGGACGACGATGAGACGAGGGAATCGGGGTGCTCTGCCGTGGAGCGGTTACTCGAACGCGCATCCGAGAAGTTTCCCGGCGGTATCGTCTCCGTGTACGCGAAGGAGGCCGGGGCGGACGGCGATGTCCTCGCAAGTCATCAGGCGGACACGGTGGTCAAACCGGCATCGAACACGAAGCTGCTCACCACCGCATTGGCGTTCGAACATGTGGGACCGGACGAACGGTTCGAGACCAGTGTCGTCGGCGACGGGTCGATAACCGGGAATCAACTCCACGGCGACCTCGTGCTACGCGGCACCGGTGACGTGTTGTCCACCGCCGACCTCGAACGATTGGCGGAACAGGTCGCGGAGAACGGAGTACGGACGGTTCACGGCGACCTCGTGGCCGACATCACCGCGTTCGACACCTCTGGGTACGGCCCCGTCTTTTCGGTTCGCGGCCCCGGGTACCCCGAGGGATGGACGTGGGAGGACCCGCAGTACTCTTACGGCGCACCGAGTTCGACGCTCGCGCTCCACTGGAACAAGGTGTCCCTCACCGCCAAGCGAACCGAGAACGGCATCGACCTCGCCGTCGAACCCGACTCGGAGTTCGTCACCGTCGAATCGCACCTCTCCACGGCACCCGAAGGGGCGAACGGCTATTTCTACACCTATCTCGACCGGGTGAACGGCACCATCTACGCCATCGGCGAACTGCCGCCGGGATACGAGGAGACGGAACTGGCACCCGTGATGCGACCCGACGAACACGCGACAGCGGTGTTCAGGGACCGCCTCGCGGACGCAGGCGTCTCCGTCAAAGGTGATGTCGTCCTCCAAACGGAACCCACGGAGCGGGAGGCGGCGTTCGAGACGAGCATCGAATCCGAACCGCTCCACGAGACGACCGGTCCGATGCTGTTGTACTCGAACAACGTCGATGCCGACCAACTCGCATTGATGACGGCCCGCCGTGCGCTCGATGACGGGTCGTTCGACGCGTGGACGGAGCTAACCGGCGCCTACTTCGAGAGCTTGGGTTCTCCCGCAACCGTTTTCCGGGACGGCTCCGGGCTCTCGCAGTTCAACCTCGTTTCGGCGGCGGACATGGTTTCCCTGCTCGAATGGATACGGAAGAAGCCGTGGTCGGAGACGCTCATCGGGTCGCTTCCGACGCCGGGCGAGGGCACGCTCGCGTATCGGTTGCGGGACGTGGACGTTCCGGTTCACGCGAAGACGGGAACGGTTCGCGGAACACGTGCGCTTTCGGGTGTCATCGAGCGGCCGACGGACCCGGACGTACTGTTCTCTATCCTCATGTCGAACGTGACCGTCGGACTCGGCGATGCTCGCAACTATCAGGACGATTTGGTTCGTGCGCTCATCGACGCGTAACCGTTGTCGATGACGAATTCGGTGACCGGTATGCCCGGATTTACGGGGACCGATTCCGACTGTGCGTCTCACGACACGACCGCCCGTGGACATGATTAGCGACCGCTTAACGCCGAATTCCGCATTGTGAACTGTTGCTCGCCGTTCCTGCCAACACAATTATCGGACGGTTTTATACTGCCTCCGAGCCTGTTCCTTCTCCATGAGTCGCACCCAGAGTGTCCCCCTCTGGATGGCGTCGCCCGAGGAGTTCCAGAGTACGCTCAAGATGGTACTCAGTACGGCGTACAAAAACGACCGCCGGTTCGACCGAGCATGGACGTTTCGCTATCCCGACGACACACCGGATTTGATGGCGGAGATAACCCACCTCGAAAAGGGTGGGACGAAAGAGATAACGAACCCTCCCCAGCCGACGAAGCCGCCCGAGCAGGCCGTTCTCAAGGACTTCCGCGACGTGCTCGGCGACCTCTTGTTGAAGGGGTACCGTCGAGGGATCGACTTCGACCGAGCGTGGACGTTCCGCTACCCGGACGCCGAGCACCCCGACCTGATGGTCGAAGTGACCTACCTCGAAGAGCAGATCGACTGACCCGAAAATTTTGTTCGAGAACCGCGTAGCGGGGATATGGAGTTCAGCGTGATTCAGGGCGACATCGCCGCACAGCGTGCTGACGTGCTCGTCAACGCCGCGGGAACCAGCCTCCGGATGGGCAGCGGCGTCGCCGGGGCGCTCCGCCGTGGCGCGAACGGGCCGATAAACGAAGAAGCGATGGAGAGGGGACCGGTCGAACTCGGTTCCGTCGCGGTCACCGACGCCTACGAACTCGACGCCGAGTTCGTCGTTCACGCGGCGGCCATGCCACACTACGGGGACGGACGGGCGACGCCCGGGAGCGTTCGAGACGCGACCCGAAACGCGCTCCGCGAAGCCGACGAGCGGGGAGCGAGGTCAGTGGTGCTTCCCGCGCTCGGATGCGGTATCGCGGGATTCGACCTCCGAGAGGGTGGTCGAATCATCTGCGAGGAAATTCACCGCTTCGACCCCGAGTCCCTCGAAGACGCGCGCCTCATCGCCTACAGCGACGAGGAGTACGAAACGCTCCGTGAGGTTGCCGCCGCTGTCCGCTCGGGCTAACCAGCAGGATTATGATTCGTGGCTGAAAAGAACCGACCGATGACCGCGTTCAGCTACCACGACGACGAGATATTGGTGACGACGAGCCACACCGTTCCGGGACGGGAAATCACGGGCCACCACGGCGTGGTCGTCGCCGACGTGACGCCGGGACGAAACATCGGGAAGGACATCGCCGGTGGGTTGCGCGACATCGTTGGCGGACGCTCCAAATCGTGGGAGAAGACCCTCGAAGAGAATCAGGAAACTGCCCTCGACGAACTCGTCGAGGAGGCAAAATCGGTCGGCGCGGACGCGGTAGTCGCGGTGGACATCACCGACGAATCCCTCGGCGGACAGGGCGGAATGATGAACATCAAGGCGTTCGGAACCGCGGTTTCGATTCGCTGAGATTGCTTAAGAGCCGTTTAAATCTACGTCCTCACCCGCGTCCCCTCCCCCGATTTCGATAGTTGCGGCGGTTTCTATCGCCTCCAGGCCGTCGAGTTCGCACAGGTCGGCCACGGCGGGTTCCGGGAGGGTGACGCGAAGCGTCTCGAATTCGAGTTCCTCGAGGACCTCGCCGCCGAGGTCTTCAACACGGGCGGTGGTCGTTTCTACGCTCGCATCGGCGAGTCGGAGGAGAAGCGTGGCCGACTCGTCGGACATCGGGTCGTCGCGAATGGCACGGACGGGGTGTGAAAGGTACGTCATTCGAGGGTTTCGAGGAGTTCGTCCGCGTGTCCGTCCGGCGAGACGTCCTCGAAGACGGCTTCGACGGTCCCGTCTGGAGCGACGACGACCGTGTTTCGAAACACGCCGTCGAAGGTCTTTCCGAACATGTTCTTTTCGCCGTAGGAGTCGTAGGCGCTCGCAACCTCGCCGGACTCGTCGCTGAGGAGGTCGAACGGCAGGTCGTATTTGTCTCGGAATTTCACGAGGTCGGATACCGGGTCGTCGCTGATTCCGAGGACCGGAACGCCGCGCGCCTCGAATTCGTCCCACGAATCGCGGAAGCCACAGGCTTCGGTGGTGCAGCCGGGCGTGTCCGCCCGGGGGTAGAAGTAGACGACGACCGTGGTATCGAAGTCGGCGAGCGAGACTGTCTCGCCGTCTTGGTTCGGCAGTTCGAACGGAGGTGCCGGTTGGCCGGGTTCGAGCATGGGATGGCTTCGGAGCGAGCGACCAACTGCGTTGCGGTGTCACTCGCCGACGACGACGAACGTTCGTCCGCCCTTGCGTTCGAGGTGGACGGCACCTTCCTCGGCCGAGGTACGAACGTACGCGGCGACTTCGCTGGCTGACAACCCGGAGACGTCTGCCGAATTCCACGGTCGCACTGTCGACTCCTGCGTGCTCATTTCGACGTTCATGTCCGAATGTTGTCCGGTCAGATAATGAAGGCAAGCCTAGCGCAGTGAAAGTGAACGTGAAGCGATTCCGGAGTTAGGCGGCGAGCGTCAGCGCTTCGCCGTCTTGGCGGACGAGTCCGCGCTCTCGAAGCGTTCGAATGATGGTGTACAGCGTGATTTTCGGCAGGTCGAGACCCGTCTGGAGTTCGTCGAGCGTCGCCCCGCCCGTCGTCGCGAGCGAGAGATAGACCAGTTTGGCGCGCGGCGAATCCAGTTCGTCCGGCAACGGTGCGAGAGGCGTTGTTTGAACACTCATGTTGGTATGCTGGTCCAGACATTCGACGATAATAAAATTACCCTACGACAATCGTCGAAATCTGTCGGAGTCGTCGTTTCTTGGAGAGGTATTCTCACCGAGGTAAACTGCCGGTGATTTTATGTAACGAGCCGTGGTAGGCGTGGGCAATGAGTCCAGCGCGGGACGATTCTGACCCGGAGGGCCGAAAGGTCATCTCTCCCGAAGAACTCGACATCGAGGACAGCGAGAACGTCGTCACGCTGGACGATGGCCGGTTCGTCATCGGCGCGTCCGGGAGGCCGTCCGTGCCCGACGACCCGGAGGCAGTGACGACCGGCGAACCGACCGCCGACGCGAATCCCGGTGTCGAACCTGCGCCCCCGGAGAAATCGCCGTCATCGACGGACTCCCCGCCCGCCATCGACCCGGCGTCGGCACCGGACACTCCGAGTCAATCCGCGCCATCGGACGGGGAACCCCACATCGATTCCCAAGACGTCCGCGAATGGCTCGAAGACGACGTTGGCGACGTGGCGTCCAGATACGGGTTTCACATCACGGCGAAGGCCGAGGACGAAATCAACCATCAGCGGATGTTTTCGGACGACATTGGAACCGTCTTCGACAGCCTTCTCATGTGGTACGCCCAGCAGGTCGAACCGAGCATGCCCGTCGAGGACGTGCTCGGCATTCTCATGATGGAGTCGAACGTTCGCGTCCGTTACCCGTCGCGTTGTTTCCGTGGTGTTCTCGGAACGTACGACTTATCACCCGACGATAGCATCGCCGACCTGTTTCGAGCGATGCAGGACGCGAACGGCATCGTCTTTCCCCCGGAAAACGGCTAGCGATTATCCGCCGTGATAGTCGGGAGTAGGTTTTATGTATTGCCGTTCGATGTATTCGGTAACTGACTATGAGCGTTCAGAAACAGAATCCGTCGGCCGGGGAAACCCAAGTCGTGGAGTTTCGACTCGGCGAAGACGTGTGCGCCATCGATATCGAGCAGGTAGACAGCATCGTCGAGGTGAAAAAGGTCACGCGCATTCCCCGGACACAGGATTCCATCGAGGGGGTCATGGACCTCCGCGGCGAGACGACGGCCATCATCGACCCCAAGGAGTTCCTCAGCGTCGCCTCCGACGAGCGAGGGAACGACGTTCTCGTTCTGGACCGTCCCGACGACAAACAGAAAATCGGGATTCGGGTGGACGAGGTGCTCGACGTGACGACCCACGCCCCGGAGCACATCGACACCAGCGACGAACTGGAGAACCTCGACACCCGCGGCATCCGCGACCAAATCGCACAGGGAATCATCAAGCGACCCGACGACGAAAACGGTCTCGACCTCATCATCTGGGTCGATATTGACAAAATGATTACTAGCCTGAGTTAAGAATCTCGATAAATCATCAACTGTGATAATCACAGGGGAGCATTTATTTTGACCGCTTTCAAAAGCTCTCGATAGTGAAAGTTGAATGGTGAATGACGTACTAATTGTCGACGACTCGGAATTTATGCGGAATCTACTGCGCGAGATTCTGGAGGAAAATTTCGAAATCGCCGACGAAGCCGAGAACGGCGTCGAAGCGATAGAACTGTACAAGGAAAAGCAACCGGACTTCGTGATGATGGACATCGTGATGCCGATTCGAGACGGCATCGACGCGACGGCCGAAATCAAGCAGTTCGATTCGAGCGCGAACATCATCATGTGTACGAGTATCGGACAGGAAGAGAAGATGAAGAAGGCGATCAAAGCTGGTGCCGACGGATACATCACGAAGCCGTTTCAGAAGCCCAGCGTGATGGAAGCCATCAACGACGTTATCTCAGCATGACGCGGGCGGTCGTCGTCGACGACTCGCATTTCATGCGCACCGTTATCACCGACGTTCTCGAATCGGGCGATATCGACGTGGTTGCACAGGCGACGAACGGGAGGGAGGCGGTCGAAGTCGTCGCCGAACAGGAACCCGACGTCGTGACGATGGACGTGGAGATGCCGACGATGAACGGCATCGAAGCGGTCGAGGAGATAATGGAAACGACGCCGACCCCGATTCTCATGCTGTCCGCACACACCGAAGACGGCGCGGAAGCGACGTTCGATGCCATCGACCGGGGGGCCATCGACGT is part of the Haladaptatus paucihalophilus DX253 genome and encodes:
- a CDS encoding branched-chain amino acid ABC transporter permease is translated as MRGLIIGLAGIGLSMTYSILNFANFSHGDYITSGAFSGWAVTYLIAGLGSNNIAGLLLVGAGGSVYASSLGITIATTPIAVVLGLVFAGVSTVVLALLIDRIVYRPMRDAEGISLLITSVGVAFVLRYLIVFVFSTENRGTTALQDIPKWNLLLWDGTVRVTAHDLTLLVCTVGLMIGVHLLLQRTKLGKAMRAMADNEDLARISGIPTERVIRWTWIIGGGLTGIAGYLLVLWKGTIVFQFGWLLLLPIFAAVILGGIGSIYGAILGGLVIGLTWNLSIIWIPSAFGRAAAFGMMILILLFKPQGLFAGRTTA
- a CDS encoding phosphoglycerate kinase; protein product: MPIQTLDDLAVQGTTLGVRIDINSPLTDSGELADDARLLAHVDTLSELLERGGKVAILAHQGRPGSDDFAGLGAHAERLDELLSFPVSYCDATFSADARRAVSNLNEGEAVLLENTRFYSEEYMEFPAEQAAQTHLVDRLVPVLDAYVNDAFAAAHRSQPSLVGFPTRLPGYAGRVMEREVDVLGDIESTPRPRTYVVGGAKVSDSIAVAKNVLERDLADHVLTAGVVGNVFLFADGADLGDASADFIHDEGYWDYIDDAAELLDTYSDRIHLPKDAAVERDGERVELTREEFPPNEDEGAMDVGDATITAYSEILRDSGTVILNGPAGVFEDDTFATGTREMYTAAANAEFSIVGGGDTAAAIRKFDLGGFDHVSTGGGACLRMLTGDELPALQALSQ
- a CDS encoding GNAT family N-acetyltransferase — encoded protein: MVTIEAATSADIDHVTDRWVELARDQRDHGSHLLAEENRGAVRDAVARHVIENDLLVARDEGIVGFVMFELETGLYRHSTARGIVQNIYVEPASRNEGVGSALLAAAEEKLRERGAEVLALEVLARNENARRLYENRGYEPHRIEMEKSDENDNHSKE
- the dacB gene encoding D-alanyl-D-alanine carboxypeptidase/D-alanyl-D-alanine endopeptidase is translated as MGDKIWQLDRRTMLGATGTVGANAMLGDTALANRTEDDDETRESGCSAVERLLERASEKFPGGIVSVYAKEAGADGDVLASHQADTVVKPASNTKLLTTALAFEHVGPDERFETSVVGDGSITGNQLHGDLVLRGTGDVLSTADLERLAEQVAENGVRTVHGDLVADITAFDTSGYGPVFSVRGPGYPEGWTWEDPQYSYGAPSSTLALHWNKVSLTAKRTENGIDLAVEPDSEFVTVESHLSTAPEGANGYFYTYLDRVNGTIYAIGELPPGYEETELAPVMRPDEHATAVFRDRLADAGVSVKGDVVLQTEPTEREAAFETSIESEPLHETTGPMLLYSNNVDADQLALMTARRALDDGSFDAWTELTGAYFESLGSPATVFRDGSGLSQFNLVSAADMVSLLEWIRKKPWSETLIGSLPTPGEGTLAYRLRDVDVPVHAKTGTVRGTRALSGVIERPTDPDVLFSILMSNVTVGLGDARNYQDDLVRALIDA
- a CDS encoding macro domain-containing protein — protein: MEFSVIQGDIAAQRADVLVNAAGTSLRMGSGVAGALRRGANGPINEEAMERGPVELGSVAVTDAYELDAEFVVHAAAMPHYGDGRATPGSVRDATRNALREADERGARSVVLPALGCGIAGFDLREGGRIICEEIHRFDPESLEDARLIAYSDEEYETLREVAAAVRSG
- a CDS encoding YbjQ family protein, translating into MTAFSYHDDEILVTTSHTVPGREITGHHGVVVADVTPGRNIGKDIAGGLRDIVGGRSKSWEKTLEENQETALDELVEEAKSVGADAVVAVDITDESLGGQGGMMNIKAFGTAVSIR
- the bcp gene encoding thioredoxin-dependent thiol peroxidase encodes the protein MLEPGQPAPPFELPNQDGETVSLADFDTTVVVYFYPRADTPGCTTEACGFRDSWDEFEARGVPVLGISDDPVSDLVKFRDKYDLPFDLLSDESGEVASAYDSYGEKNMFGKTFDGVFRNTVVVAPDGTVEAVFEDVSPDGHADELLETLE
- a CDS encoding helix-turn-helix domain-containing protein, coding for MSVQTTPLAPLPDELDSPRAKLVYLSLATTGGATLDELQTGLDLPKITLYTIIRTLRERGLVRQDGEALTLAA
- a CDS encoding DUF7500 family protein, giving the protein MSPARDDSDPEGRKVISPEELDIEDSENVVTLDDGRFVIGASGRPSVPDDPEAVTTGEPTADANPGVEPAPPEKSPSSTDSPPAIDPASAPDTPSQSAPSDGEPHIDSQDVREWLEDDVGDVASRYGFHITAKAEDEINHQRMFSDDIGTVFDSLLMWYAQQVEPSMPVEDVLGILMMESNVRVRYPSRCFRGVLGTYDLSPDDSIADLFRAMQDANGIVFPPENG
- a CDS encoding chemotaxis protein CheW, whose amino-acid sequence is MSVQKQNPSAGETQVVEFRLGEDVCAIDIEQVDSIVEVKKVTRIPRTQDSIEGVMDLRGETTAIIDPKEFLSVASDERGNDVLVLDRPDDKQKIGIRVDEVLDVTTHAPEHIDTSDELENLDTRGIRDQIAQGIIKRPDDENGLDLIIWVDIDKMITSLS
- the cheY gene encoding chemotaxis protein CheY; translated protein: MVNDVLIVDDSEFMRNLLREILEENFEIADEAENGVEAIELYKEKQPDFVMMDIVMPIRDGIDATAEIKQFDSSANIIMCTSIGQEEKMKKAIKAGADGYITKPFQKPSVMEAINDVISA